A region from the Triticum urartu cultivar G1812 chromosome 1, Tu2.1, whole genome shotgun sequence genome encodes:
- the LOC125538688 gene encoding uncharacterized protein LOC125538688, giving the protein MVDVYHRPTLPHGLPRHPYHAAGLRRLSTRASAPSTPAPPSPSAAAPSSAAVLAHLAAAGVPVLPGLSATELALVEAALGGVQLPPDLRELLALGVPSGDDFPHYRSSAGLRLLRFAAQEVPAAVAATLPLAPGRRAGRPPPPLVPLCGRHYVPATPCLVGNPVFHVSNSGVTFAGANVADFLLRAFAAEAEPPPLRRQLSAPVTPSPATPSNTARRSLDSVTGRAPRWIEFWSDAAAAGDRFLEVVPTGATTTNTSAGPEPEWLRRILEQAGSALTRGGWDAGDVEEMTGPNGEANVDVALALTVDRWCGELSRGRWGAEEVVEMLGPLLGPSRKARRAAVALPPDVAARVGRLAEAVSRAVGPRGGGRSKPPRPF; this is encoded by the coding sequence ATGGTCGACGTTTACCACCGGCCGACGCTCCCGCACGGCCTCCCGCGCCATCCTTACCACGCCGCCGGCCTTCGCCGCCTCTCCACCCGCGCCTCGGCACCCAGTACCCCGGCTCCTCCATCTCCCTCCGCAGCGGCGCCCTCCTCCGCGGCGGTTCTCGCTCACCTCGCTGCGGCCGGGGTGCCCGTCCTCCCGGGCCTCTCCGCAACCGAGCTTGCCCTCGTGGAGGCCGCTCTCGGTGGCGTCCAGCTCCCGCCCGACCTCCGCGAGCTCCTGGCGCTGGGCGTGCCCTCGGGGGACGACTTCCCGCACTACCGCTCCTCCGCGGGGCTCCGCCTCCTCCGCTTCGCCGCGCAAGAGGTCCCCGCCGCGGTCGCCGCGACGCTGCCCCTCGCCCCCGgccgacgcgcggggcggcctcCGCCTCCCCTCGTCCCGCTCTGCGGCCGGCATTACGTGCCGGCGACGCCCTGCCTCGTGGGAAACCCGGTGTTCCACGTGTCCAACTCCGGCGTGACGTTCGCGGGCGCCAACGTGGCCGACTTCCTCCTCCGCGCCTTCGCCGCCGAGGCCgagccgccgccgctccggcgcCAGCTGTCCGCGCCGGTGACGCCGTCCCCCGCGACGCCGTCGAACACGGCGCGCCGGAGCCTGGACTCGGTCACCGGCAGGGCTCCGCGCTGGATCGAGTTCTGGAGCGACGCCGCCGCGGCCGGGGACCGTTTCCTGGAGGTCGTCCCGACGGGCGCCACGACCACGAACACCTCCGCGGGGCCGGAGCCGGAGTGGCTGCGGCGCATCCTGGAGCAGGCAGGCTCCGCGCTGACGCGGGGCGGGTGGGACGCCGGCGACGTGGAGGAGATGACGGGTCCCAACGGCGAGGCGAACGTGGACGTGGCATTGGCGCTGACGGTGGACCGGTGGTGCGGGGAGCTGAGCAGGGGACGGTGGGGcgcggaggaggtggtggagATGCTGGGGCCGCTGCTGGGGCCAAGCAGGAaggcgcggcgggcggcggtggcgctgCCGCCGGACGTGGCTGCGCGGGTGGGGCGGCTCGCCGAGGCGGTGTCGCGGGCGGTCGGGCCCCGTGGGGGTGGCCGATCGAAACCCCCGAGGCCATTTTGA